The genomic stretch GTGGCGCGTACTGCCGTGCCTGATGTTGCCCTGCTTTTTCCCGCGCATAGCAAGGATATCCTGCAGCCCGCGCTGCTCGAATTGTTTCATCTGTTTCTGCGCAGACTCAGCGAAATCGACGTGCTCGTGGTGATCGGCTGCAGTCTGCGTGACCTGCATCTCAGTCGTGCAATCCGGCAGTCGCTGTTTGCGAATCCAAAGCTTCACTTGTTGCTCGTTGATCCAAATCCCGGCAGCACTGCCGCAGTGCAGATCACACGCGAACTGCCGCAACTGGAATCCAGAGTCCATTGCATGGAAGCAACGTGCGGCGCGTTCTTGCAGGGTGATTTGGAAAAAACTCTTGAGACCCTCGTGTGCGGCCACCGGGATGAAAAGGAACTTTTGGAACATGCCCTTGCGCGAATGACACAACCGGAAGGGGCCGAATTGTTGCGCAGTGTGGCACGCACCCTCAGCGCCCGGCTGGCGCTTTCCAGGGTCGAACGTGCACAATTGGCAACAAGTTTGCGTGGCAGCCGACCGTTGCCCGCCGAAGTGGAATCCCCGCTGGACCCTGTTTTCGCACTCTTGCAGAATCCCGCAAGCCTGCAGAAGTTGCCTCAACACCTGCAACAGGCAGCCGACTTGTTGCATGATTATCGCGCGCCCTCGTGCTTTGGCATCCATCTGCAGGGCGATGATCTCTTTGTCATTTCCGGACACACCGGCCGGCTTTTGCGCTATGATGTCAAGACATGGCAGAGTAGAGAGGCGGGTCCGCCTTTCACCAACGCCCGCGGTCTGGCCGTCGCTGACGGGATTGCGTACGTTGTTCAGTGCTGGTTTTGGGGGATTGAAGGGGCAGGCGTGCTTTATGCAGTGGATTTGCGTTCGCAAAAACGCTGGCGCGTTTTTCCTCCCGCTTGGTTTATGGGCAATCTCATGGACAGGTTTGCCCGCGCCCAATCCGCGAGCAGTTTGATCAGCAAGATCCGCGATCTCGCAGGACTGCTGAACTGGCCGAGCTCAATACGACCGCTGACAGACAGGCGGAAAGTGTGCGTCGTCGAAGCGCGCCGCCTCCGCATCCTGGACCCTGCCAGTGGCAGGACCCTGGCATTGTCACCGCCACGCTTCTTCAATCTGGTGGATGCCGTGGAATGGAATTATCCCGAACTGATCCTGCTGGAATCAGCGCGCGCCGGGGGTGGCAATATTTCCTGGTATCATCTGGAACTTGACCAGCTTGAGACCATCATCATGGGCATCACCGCGGCTTCCGGCATTGCACTTCTTCCCAATCGCAAGGATTTGCTTTACACCGAGGGCTTGCCGCGGCCCGGCGGAAGACTGCATCTAGTGCGCAACTTTCAAAGTACACCACAACCCAGGCTCGTTCTCGACCGTCTCAACAAGCCCCGCCACATCGCGGTGTCCCCGCAAGGCGCGGTTTATCTTGCCTCACGCGATGGCGTCCTGCGGTTGAAGCCGGGAGTAATTGATTGAACCTGGCATGACCCTGTGCCGCAGTGACGTGTACAAAGACCAG from candidate division KSB1 bacterium encodes the following:
- a CDS encoding SIR2 family protein translates to MSMPIPAPRCAFLLGAGASVEAGLPTLQALSTGFLAQLATRQPLLHDSLVRLCHIDAGGSTSAGLPDAESLLGLLERVSEWHTPALQAERRDAAVLQHELRKFIWTTLARHGPLGYLAPLQKILAIRRPLEIFTLNNDMVIEAWCRHHHLRYCDGFDARGAWDIRTFDDPDVTVKLHKLHGSINWYRDQDTDLLARAASGSRVSLAMRVARTAVPDVALLFPAHSKDILQPALLELFHLFLRRLSEIDVLVVIGCSLRDLHLSRAIRQSLFANPKLHLLLVDPNPGSTAAVQITRELPQLESRVHCMEATCGAFLQGDLEKTLETLVCGHRDEKELLEHALARMTQPEGAELLRSVARTLSARLALSRVERAQLATSLRGSRPLPAEVESPLDPVFALLQNPASLQKLPQHLQQAADLLHDYRAPSCFGIHLQGDDLFVISGHTGRLLRYDVKTWQSREAGPPFTNARGLAVADGIAYVVQCWFWGIEGAGVLYAVDLRSQKRWRVFPPAWFMGNLMDRFARAQSASSLISKIRDLAGLLNWPSSIRPLTDRRKVCVVEARRLRILDPASGRTLALSPPRFFNLVDAVEWNYPELILLESARAGGGNISWYHLELDQLETIIMGITAASGIALLPNRKDLLYTEGLPRPGGRLHLVRNFQSTPQPRLVLDRLNKPRHIAVSPQGAVYLASRDGVLRLKPGVID